In Halorhabdus tiamatea SARL4B, a genomic segment contains:
- a CDS encoding N-acylglucosamine 2-epimerase has protein sequence MVNQKYGNWHFKLTRDNDVPDDIDSTPEVKIGYHPLGACYDVLQTVEQ, from the coding sequence ATGGTGAATCAGAAGTACGGAAACTGGCACTTCAAGCTCACCCGCGATAACGATGTTCCCGACGACATCGACTCAACACCCGAGGTCAAAATTGGCTACCATCCGCTGGGGGCCTGCTACGACGTACTGCAAACTGTAGAGCAGTGA
- a CDS encoding carbohydrate kinase family protein yields the protein METENALIAGEALIDMFPTTEGPLDDVEMFERRAGGAPANLAVAMTRLGAAPYLWTRLGADPFGRHLKEALTDQGIPDRFLELDSTRKTAHTLVGDDPAADQSFVFYKEGTATMAMESGTVPDETLSNLEWVHFGGVMLCEEPARTAMLDLAERAGEAGCTVSFDPNTREDLWPDPADLEPTLRSALELADVVKTDREDLSILWKTEGASIESVAEELTTYGPHTVFLTQGGDETYGLATADPPWGAAETKQPTLDVDVVETTGAGDAFTAGVITALLEEKSFDAAIRFGNAVGALATTDTGAMAPLPTREAVEELL from the coding sequence ATGGAAACTGAAAATGCACTCATCGCCGGTGAGGCACTCATAGACATGTTCCCGACGACCGAGGGACCTCTCGATGACGTCGAAATGTTCGAGCGACGCGCCGGTGGCGCACCGGCGAATCTTGCGGTCGCGATGACGCGCCTCGGCGCCGCACCGTACCTCTGGACGCGACTCGGCGCGGACCCCTTCGGCCGGCATCTCAAAGAGGCATTGACCGACCAAGGCATACCCGATCGATTCCTTGAACTCGACAGCACTCGGAAGACAGCGCATACCCTCGTCGGTGACGATCCTGCGGCCGATCAATCGTTCGTGTTCTACAAAGAAGGGACGGCGACAATGGCAATGGAATCCGGGACGGTCCCCGACGAGACACTGTCCAACCTCGAATGGGTCCACTTCGGCGGTGTCATGTTGTGCGAGGAACCCGCTCGGACGGCGATGCTTGACCTAGCCGAGCGGGCCGGTGAGGCAGGCTGTACTGTCTCGTTCGATCCGAACACCCGCGAGGATCTCTGGCCCGACCCCGCAGATCTCGAACCGACGTTACGGTCGGCGCTTGAACTCGCCGACGTGGTCAAGACCGATCGCGAGGACCTTTCGATCCTCTGGAAGACGGAAGGGGCATCCATCGAGTCCGTCGCTGAGGAACTGACGACGTACGGTCCGCATACGGTCTTCCTCACGCAGGGCGGGGACGAAACGTACGGCCTGGCAACTGCCGATCCGCCGTGGGGGGCCGCCGAAACCAAACAACCTACCCTTGATGTCGATGTCGTCGAGACTACCGGCGCTGGCGACGCGTTCACCGCCGGCGTCATCACGGCACTACTGGAGGAGAAGTCTTTCGACGCAGCGATTAGATTCGGTAACGCTGTCGGGGCGTTGGCAACGACCGACACTGGAGCGATGGCACCCTTGCCGACTCGTGAGGCGGTTGAGGAGTTGCTATAG
- a CDS encoding ABC transporter ATP-binding protein, translated as MSKNGIQSDQTLTEQDRQVTNTAGSVTDPILEARDVRVSFDMARGESRVLNDVSIDVERNEVLGVVGESGSGKSMFASALLNAVVDPGRLSGEVHYHPQSGESINLANATPEELKRYRWKEISMVFQGAMSSFNPVQKICAHFEETLRAHQYDVQSGMEHARQLLSDLYLDPERVMESYPHELSGGMQQRALLALSLVLEPEVIVMDEPTAALDLLMQRSILSLISDLQETYDLTVAFITHDLPLVAGLADRLGVLYAFEFVEVGPTREVIKNPAHPYTRELLNSVPNLDTPLDEMTTIAGSSPDPVNLPSGCSYHPRCPFADEECRAEHPEFVQVENDHDAACFHIDEARDEIHLAYDEDQSGTRERVYGMQSEQPVISLQDLSVHFEENQGLSNLFDTPGIVKAVDGVNLDIYENDVVALVGESGCGKTTLGKTAIGVQRPTGGSVKYRDDDIWEVRDGNRDDVSWNEIRKSLQIIHQDPGESLNPNRTVMKILETPLKQAQSELSYKDRHARIYGMLEYVGLTPPEDYAERYPHQLSGGEKQRVALVRALFMNPDMILADEAVSALDVSLRVEMMDLMLELQDLFNTSYLFISHNLSNARYLAGTVGGRIGVMYLGKIVEIGPAEEMIQNSQHPYTKILKWSTTNIDPDQEPAEEPPIREIDIPDPIDPPSGCPFHTRCPKAREVCTEEVPDIDESADHGVACFRTDETHEYWNSDPLEDIEPDQEVFNDD; from the coding sequence ATGAGTAAAAACGGAATCCAATCCGACCAGACGCTGACCGAACAGGACCGGCAAGTGACGAATACGGCGGGATCAGTGACCGACCCTATTCTCGAAGCCCGGGATGTGAGAGTGTCTTTCGACATGGCACGTGGCGAGTCTCGCGTCCTCAACGACGTCTCCATCGACGTCGAGCGCAACGAGGTGCTGGGCGTCGTCGGTGAGAGCGGCAGTGGCAAGTCGATGTTCGCGTCGGCACTCCTCAACGCTGTCGTTGATCCGGGACGGCTCTCCGGTGAGGTCCACTATCACCCGCAGTCGGGAGAATCGATCAACCTCGCGAATGCGACGCCAGAGGAGTTGAAACGCTACCGGTGGAAAGAAATCTCGATGGTGTTCCAGGGTGCGATGAGCTCGTTCAATCCGGTACAGAAGATTTGCGCGCACTTCGAGGAGACGCTCCGCGCTCACCAGTACGACGTGCAATCGGGTATGGAACACGCACGACAACTCCTCTCGGATCTCTATCTCGATCCCGAGCGCGTGATGGAGTCGTATCCCCACGAGCTAAGCGGCGGGATGCAACAGCGTGCGCTTCTCGCACTGAGTCTCGTCCTCGAACCCGAAGTAATCGTGATGGACGAGCCGACTGCTGCGCTCGACTTGCTGATGCAGCGGTCGATCTTGAGTCTTATTTCGGATTTACAGGAGACATATGACCTTACTGTGGCATTCATTACACACGATCTACCGCTTGTCGCTGGACTCGCGGATCGTCTTGGCGTCCTCTATGCGTTCGAGTTTGTCGAGGTGGGGCCGACTCGAGAGGTAATTAAAAATCCCGCGCACCCGTACACGCGTGAACTGCTGAATTCTGTGCCGAATCTCGACACTCCACTCGATGAGATGACGACCATCGCGGGATCGAGTCCCGATCCTGTCAACTTACCATCGGGATGTTCATACCACCCGCGCTGTCCGTTCGCTGACGAGGAGTGCCGGGCAGAACATCCGGAGTTCGTACAGGTCGAGAACGATCACGACGCCGCGTGCTTCCACATCGACGAAGCACGTGACGAGATCCATCTTGCGTACGATGAAGATCAAAGCGGCACTCGCGAACGCGTCTATGGAATGCAATCGGAACAACCAGTTATCTCACTGCAGGATCTCAGCGTTCACTTTGAAGAGAATCAAGGGCTTTCGAACCTGTTTGACACTCCGGGTATAGTGAAAGCGGTCGACGGAGTAAATCTCGACATCTACGAGAACGATGTCGTCGCCCTTGTGGGTGAATCGGGATGCGGGAAAACCACACTGGGGAAAACTGCGATCGGGGTGCAGCGGCCCACTGGTGGCAGCGTCAAGTATCGAGACGACGACATTTGGGAGGTCCGAGACGGCAACCGCGACGACGTGTCTTGGAACGAGATTCGAAAGTCGCTCCAGATCATTCACCAGGACCCGGGAGAGTCACTCAATCCGAACCGAACTGTCATGAAGATCCTGGAGACCCCACTTAAACAGGCCCAATCCGAGCTCAGTTACAAGGATCGACACGCCAGGATTTACGGGATGCTCGAATACGTCGGACTGACGCCGCCGGAAGACTACGCCGAACGCTATCCACACCAGCTAAGTGGCGGTGAGAAACAGCGGGTCGCGCTTGTTCGTGCGCTATTTATGAATCCGGATATGATACTTGCTGATGAAGCCGTGTCAGCTCTGGACGTCTCACTCCGTGTCGAGATGATGGATCTCATGCTGGAGCTCCAGGATCTGTTCAACACCTCGTACCTCTTTATCAGTCACAACCTCTCGAACGCCCGGTATCTCGCCGGCACGGTCGGCGGTCGCATTGGGGTGATGTACCTCGGGAAAATCGTCGAAATCGGTCCTGCCGAAGAGATGATCCAGAACTCACAGCATCCCTATACGAAGATCCTAAAGTGGTCGACGACGAACATCGATCCCGACCAAGAACCCGCCGAGGAACCGCCGATTCGCGAGATCGACATTCCGGACCCGATTGACCCGCCGAGCGGCTGTCCGTTCCACACCCGGTGTCCAAAGGCCCGCGAAGTCTGTACGGAAGAAGTACCGGACATTGACGAGAGCGCGGACCACGGTGTTGCGTGTTTCCGCACGGACGAAACCCACGAATACTGGAACAGCGACCCCCTCGAAGACATTGAACCCGATCAGGAGGTGTTCAACGATGATTGA
- a CDS encoding AGE family epimerase/isomerase: MTCPEYHDTYWLVDRAQHFFDAAVENGWDDEFGGFVYNFDRDGAVIADDKYY, encoded by the coding sequence ATGACGTGTCCAGAGTACCACGACACGTACTGGTTGGTCGACCGTGCGCAACACTTCTTCGATGCCGCCGTGGAAAACGGCTGGGACGACGAATTTGGCGGGTTCGTGTACAATTTCGACCGTGACGGAGCAGTGATCGCCGACGACAAGTACTACTGA
- a CDS encoding ABC transporter permease → MKPTETRADGGTPEIPLTEVSEEEVTASDRLGTWFAKRFDTFRVAWEDWRFKTGLFVLGIFVLLGTVGVRVYPEPTMTVGVKWVEPFQSLTYPFGTTQYGQGIFAMLVHATPTMLEMVVGGAIFATGVGTIVGVTAGYKGGRVDSVMTTITDIAMMLPALPLIIVISSIFEPQRAFIVGILVSINAWAGGARALRSQVLTIREDSYVEASRIMGVPTSKILATDIVPQLLPLILVNLVMAGRAVIFNAVALYFLGVLPYTTVNWGVMLNLAYESGAVTTPRIFYTIAFPLATIVLFSWGLIMLAQGLDRVVNVRVRAETPEEYE, encoded by the coding sequence GTGAAGCCTACTGAGACCCGGGCTGACGGCGGTACGCCGGAAATTCCTCTCACAGAGGTGTCCGAGGAGGAAGTCACGGCTTCCGATCGGCTTGGAACGTGGTTCGCTAAACGCTTCGATACATTCAGGGTAGCTTGGGAAGACTGGCGGTTCAAGACCGGACTCTTCGTCCTCGGTATCTTCGTGCTCCTGGGGACTGTCGGCGTTCGGGTCTACCCGGAACCGACGATGACTGTCGGTGTCAAGTGGGTCGAACCGTTCCAGTCTCTCACCTATCCTTTCGGGACAACCCAGTACGGACAGGGTATCTTCGCGATGCTCGTCCACGCCACCCCGACGATGCTAGAGATGGTGGTAGGTGGTGCAATCTTCGCGACGGGAGTCGGGACAATTGTCGGAGTTACCGCCGGGTACAAGGGGGGACGCGTCGACAGCGTCATGACGACGATAACTGACATTGCTATGATGCTTCCGGCGCTTCCACTCATTATCGTCATCTCTTCTATTTTCGAACCACAGCGGGCCTTCATCGTCGGAATTCTGGTGTCGATCAACGCGTGGGCCGGCGGAGCACGAGCCCTTCGGTCGCAAGTGCTCACGATCCGTGAAGACTCGTACGTCGAAGCGTCGCGAATCATGGGTGTCCCGACAAGCAAAATTCTCGCGACGGACATCGTGCCGCAACTGCTGCCACTCATCCTCGTCAATCTGGTAATGGCGGGACGAGCGGTCATCTTCAATGCGGTCGCGCTTTACTTTCTGGGCGTGTTGCCCTACACGACTGTCAACTGGGGCGTCATGCTCAATCTCGCATACGAGTCCGGGGCAGTCACGACGCCACGAATATTCTACACGATCGCATTCCCGCTCGCAACGATTGTTCTGTTCTCCTGGGGGCTCATCATGCTAGCCCAAGGACTCGATCGAGTCGTGAATGTCCGCGTCCGTGCAGAGACTCCGGAAGAATACGAATAG